The DNA segment CACAACACCCGAAAACCGAGATTATTACCAAGGTTTGTCGCGCGATTGTTGTTGCGAATGGCAGAACGACAGTTAGCCGGATGATTGTTCCAGGAACCGCCGCTTTTACCGATTGCCTGCCCCAGGCTTGATTTTACCAATCACGCAATCAGCACCGCCGTTTGTGACTGAAATGTAATCAGAAATTGCAAAAATATTTTGATCGCGCTTCGCGCGAAAAGGGCAAAAGGAAAAAGTGCTAAGTGCTAAAGGGCAAGAGTGCAAAGGGCTACAAGAGTCCTGGACGAGACACAACACACAACACCCGAAAACCGAGAAGATCACCAAGGTACGTCGCGCGATCGCTGTAGCGAATGGCAGAACGACAGTAAGCCGGACGAACGTCCCAGGAACCGCCGCGATTGACGCGAAAAGCTTCTTCTTCAATACTTCGATCGCCCCAAACAGAACCGTCGATCGGGGCACCTTTGTAGTTCTTATGCCACAGATCCTCGCACCACTCCCCCACATTCCCATGCATATCGAATAACCCAAAAGCATTGGGCGGAAAAGTACCTACTGAGGTTGTCTTCCCAAGAACGCTGCCGTATTGACCTTGACCATATTTTCCAGAATAGGTTTTACCGTTAAACTCCCAATCTTGCCCCCGATAGTTCGCCAAATCCGTGGATAGGGTTTCACCGAAGTGAAATGGCGTCTGAGTACCCGCACGACAAGCGTATTCCCACTCCGCTTCACTGGGCAGTCGATAAGTCTTGCCCGTTTGCTGAGACAACCGATCGCACCATTCGATCGCATCTAGCCAAGATACGGATTCAACGGGTAAATTCTTGCCCTTGAACTCCGATGGATCATCTTTGAGCGATCGATTAATCTGCGACTGCTTCGCGATTGCTTGCCACTGCGACTGCGTCACCACAAACTTACCCATCCAACATTCTGGAACAGTCACTTTATGGCGCGGTCGTTGCATTTCCAAAAAATCACCTTCCTCGCCATCCGGTGACCCCATCCAGAATTCCCCACCCGGAATTCGCACCATATCCAGGGAAACACCATCCCCCAAGTCTTCGGTGAAATAGTCTGCCGACCCCCGATGCTTCGTCACCTCC comes from the Romeriopsis navalis LEGE 11480 genome and includes:
- a CDS encoding formylglycine-generating enzyme family protein, which codes for TQGRCATVERLDLYLKRRVPEIVAEHGVRQNPYTIAEPIDKSHLILLPQYATLADVQQLKLEAFQAESDRQYLKAEQLWVRVLAASLADRQAIEAIKRLARIDIPRPEVPETTTPQPTEKSSTPPPPQYPTFSFEYATIAVPSLEVTKHRGSADYFTEDLGDGVSLDMVRIPGGEFWMGSPDGEEGDFLEMQRPRHKVTVPECWMGKFVVTQSQWQAIAKQSQINRSLKDDPSEFKGKNLPVESVSWLDAIEWCDRLSQQTGKTYRLPSEAEWEYACRAGTQTPFHFGETLSTDLANYRGQDWEFNGKTYSGKYGQGQYGSVLGKTTSVGTFPPNAFGLFDMHGNVGEWCEDLWHKNYKGAPIDGSVWGDRSIEEEAFRVNRGGSWDVRPAYCRSAIRYSDRATYLGDLLGFRVLCVVSRPGLL